The DNA segment CCGAGGGTTCGAAGCCTGGGAGCTCCTCGACAAAGAAGTCCTCGGGCGTGCTGCGGAACCGCGCCTTCAGCACGGGCGCGCCGAATGCGCGCGACAGGCCTTCGCTCACGCTTTCACCAACAACACGACGGCTTGCGCCGCAATGCCTTCGCCGCGACCGGTGAAGCCGAGCTTCTCCGTCGTGGTGGCCTTGATGCTGACGGCATCCAGGTCGACACTCAGGTCCTCCGCCACGCAGGCCCGCATCGCATCGGCGTGCGGACCGACTTTGGGGCGCTCGCAGATAACGGTGACGTCGGCATTGCCGACACGCCAGCCGCGTTCGCGCAGCAAGGCGTCGCAATGGCGCACGAAGGCACGGCTGTCGGCGCCTTTCCAGCGATTGTCGGAGGGCGGGAAGTGCTTGCCGATGTCGCCCAGCGCCAGCGCGCCCAGCATGGCGTCGCATAGCGCGTGCAGCACGACATCGCCGTCGCTATGCGCCACTACGCCGCGATCATGCGGCACGCGTACGCCTCCGAGCATGACGTGGTCGCCTCCGCCGAAGGCGTGCACGTCGAAGCCCTGGCCGATGCGGATGTTCAAGGTGTCTTGCATGCCGGTACCGTGTCGGTCAGGCGCGGCGAGCCAGTTCGAATTCGAACCGCTCCAGGTCCGCGCGCGTAGTGATCTTGAAATTGCTTTCCGCGCCTTCCACCAGCAACGGGCGCTGACCCTGCCGCTCCATCGCCATGGCCTCGTCGGTCACTTCGATGCCATCGGCCGTTGCCGCTTCGAGCGCGCGGGTCAGTTGAAGGCGGCGGAAGAGCTGCGGCGTGAAGGCGCGCCACAGACGTTCGCGCGACTCGGTGCCGTCGATGCCGCCGTCGTCGCCTGCCCGCTTGAGGGTGTCGCGCACGGGCGCCGCGAGGATCGCGCCGACGGGATCGTTCCGTCCCCGTTCCAGCAGTTGCGCCAGGTCCTCACGTCCCAGGTTCGGGCGCGCGGCGTCGTGCACCAGGACGAAATCATCCGCGCGCACGCTGGCCGGCAACGCCT comes from the Pseudoxanthomonas sp. YR558 genome and includes:
- the ispD gene encoding 2-C-methyl-D-erythritol 4-phosphate cytidylyltransferase, which gives rise to MMAGVWAVVPAAGRGTRFGSELPKQYLTVRDRPLLAWTLQALFAHDAIDGVVLPLSENDPDWPGWTEFEGRPLIACTGGATRAASVLAGLQALPASVRADDFVLVHDAARPNLGREDLAQLLERGRNDPVGAILAAPVRDTLKRAGDDGGIDGTESRERLWRAFTPQLFRRLQLTRALEAATADGIEVTDEAMAMERQGQRPLLVEGAESNFKITTRADLERFEFELARRA
- the ispF gene encoding 2-C-methyl-D-erythritol 2,4-cyclodiphosphate synthase, translated to MQDTLNIRIGQGFDVHAFGGGDHVMLGGVRVPHDRGVVAHSDGDVVLHALCDAMLGALALGDIGKHFPPSDNRWKGADSRAFVRHCDALLRERGWRVGNADVTVICERPKVGPHADAMRACVAEDLSVDLDAVSIKATTTEKLGFTGRGEGIAAQAVVLLVKA